From Lolium perenne isolate Kyuss_39 chromosome 5, Kyuss_2.0, whole genome shotgun sequence, a single genomic window includes:
- the LOC127304453 gene encoding uncharacterized protein — translation MLCRLKMLECKRDEIKDIGFIDPDTMHVKTIEEPLYNRDTPETLLRFLKRQRDKKTILWPYNFQFHFILIVIKMYEGEVEVFDSLTKEPIQYKSCFLMLKSVWETFIKEDQSHDWKPKLIWRANKKCAKQPPGTNLCGYYVCEYIHRIVDERANNERNRELRRKREKIGIEERFKAIGDELAGFFLREVIPPSGEYHYA, via the exons atgttatgcagattgaagatgctcgaatgcaaaagggatgaaatcaaggacattgggttcattgacccggacacaatgcatgtcaagaccatagaagaacccctctataacagggatacaccggagactttgctaaggtttttgaagcgacaacgtgacaaaaagacaatactttggccttacaacttcca gtttcactttattcttatcgtcattaaaatgtacgaaggagaagttgaagtctttgactcactaaccaaagagCCTATACAATACAAGTCTTGTTTTCTTATGCTCAAAAG cgtatgggaaactttcatcaaggaagatcagTCCCATGATTGGAAACCGAAGCTGATATGGCGTGCgaacaaa aAATGCGCAAAACAACCACCGGGGactaatctatgtggatactacgtttgcgagtacatccacagaattgtcGACGAGAgagcgaataatgaaagaaatagagAG TTGAGAAGAAAGCGGGAGAAGATCGGAATCGAGGAGCGCTTCAAAGCAATCGGCgatgaattggcgggatttttccttcgggaagtcataccaccatccggagagtaccactatgcataa
- the LOC139831477 gene encoding uncharacterized protein: MADGTFVRDEEGEEAVQKLIYESARGADGDETDFADFLNDFGEGLESEQVRRDNEVSITNSAEPSGTSSKSVKTKRGPTRVLKGEGRLALTAFKDNGEPVHPKDHCTKFTSQAGVLVRDHVPISIREWHKPKKADNEASYVNDAMKKFLWETLLTRFSLPEDMTEGQKNKVKEWTLKKMAIQFQTWKKNLWDKYKNEDPVFDDNLVKIKDHWQEFKRYKQSSTFVSRSVTNKKNAAKKTIWHHMGSGGYKTAIPRWIAYENELMAAGITPQTWDWPERSKFWLFAHGAGLDPKTGLIVAKGKWKEKIEQIVPKLVAAIEQVRKGEYIPDRENDE; the protein is encoded by the exons atggcggacggcaccttcgtccgagatgaggagggggaagaagcggtgcagaaattgatatatgagagtgcccgtggggcTGATGGAGATGAAACAGATTTTgccgactttctgaatgatttcggcgagggacttgagtccgaacaagttagaagagacaacgaagttTCCATAACAAACTCCGCCGAG CCTTCTGgaacatcgagcaagtctgttaaaacaaaacgaggcccgacgcgagtTCTAAAGGGCGAGggtaggttagccctcacggcatttaaggataatggtgaaccggTGCATCCCAAAGATCACTGcaccaaatttacaagtcaagctggagttcttgttagggaccatgtaccgatcagcattcgagagtggcataagccgaagaaagcGGACAAtgaagctagttatgtcaacgacgcgATGAAAAAGTTTCTTTGGGAAACTCTGCTGACAcgcttcagcctaccggaagacatgacggaaggccagaagaataaagtcaaggaatggactctcaagaagatggccatacaattccagacttggaagaaaaatttatgggacaaatataagaatgaagatccagtattcgatgataatctagtgaagataaaggaTCACTGGCAAGAATTTAAGAggtataagcaatcgtctacttttgtgtctcGATCGGTCACAAATAagaaaaatgctgcaaagaagacaaTTTGGCATCatatggggtcaggtggctacaagactgcCATTCCGAGGTGGATAGCGTATGAAAATGAACTGATGGCtgcaggaatcactccacagacatgggactggcccgaacggtccaagttctggttgttcgcgcatggggcagggttggacccaaagacagggctgatcgttgcgaagggaaaatggaaggaaaagatTGAGCAAatcgtaccgaagcttgtagctgCAATTGAACAGGttcgaaagggagagtacattcccgatagagagaatgacgAGTGA